One region of Synechococcus elongatus PCC 11801 genomic DNA includes:
- the frr gene encoding ribosome recycling factor yields the protein MKLADVESTMQKSVEATLRSFNTIRTGRANASLLDKIVVDYYGSETPLKSLASISTPDASTLQIQPFDRSSVGAIEKAISLSDIGLTPNNDGQTIRLNIPPLTSDRRKELVKLAAKYAEEGKVAIRNVRRDAIDSIRKLEKNGEISEDDARDQQDQVQKLTDKFSAKVEQLLSEKEKDIMTV from the coding sequence GTGAAGTTAGCTGACGTTGAAAGCACCATGCAGAAGTCGGTGGAGGCGACACTGCGGTCCTTCAATACCATTCGTACGGGCCGAGCTAATGCGTCTCTCCTCGACAAAATTGTTGTCGACTACTACGGCAGTGAAACACCTCTGAAGTCGTTGGCTTCTATCAGCACTCCTGATGCTTCAACGCTACAAATTCAGCCCTTCGATCGCAGTAGTGTCGGTGCGATTGAAAAAGCAATTTCACTATCGGATATTGGCCTCACGCCCAACAATGACGGTCAAACAATTCGCCTCAATATCCCGCCGTTGACCAGCGATCGCCGGAAGGAACTGGTGAAACTGGCTGCGAAATACGCTGAAGAAGGCAAGGTCGCGATTCGGAACGTGCGCCGCGATGCGATCGACAGTATTCGCAAGCTGGAAAAGAATGGCGAAATCTCAGAAGATGACGCCCGAGATCAACAGGATCAAGTCCAAAAGCTCACCGATAAGTTCTCAGCCAAAGTTGAGCAACTGCTGAGCGAAAAAGAAAAAGACATTATGACGGTTTAA
- the pyrH gene encoding UMP kinase produces the protein MAYKRVLLKLSGEALMGDATYGIDPAVVQRIAQEIATVVQEGFQVAIVVGGGNIFRGIKGAAAGMERATADYVGMIATVMNAITLQDALEQLKVPTRVQTAIAMQEVAEPYIRRRAIRHLEKGRVVIFGSGTGNPFFTTDTTAALRAAEINADVVFKATKVDGVYDSDPKLNPQARRFTTLNYNYVLNHELGVMDSTAIALCKDNNIPIVVFDLFGEGNIRRAVQGENIGTTVGGSCEVS, from the coding sequence ATGGCCTATAAACGCGTTCTTCTCAAACTGAGTGGCGAAGCCTTGATGGGCGACGCGACCTACGGCATTGATCCCGCTGTGGTGCAGCGCATTGCGCAGGAAATCGCCACAGTGGTCCAAGAGGGCTTTCAAGTCGCGATCGTGGTTGGTGGCGGCAATATCTTTCGGGGTATCAAAGGTGCTGCCGCGGGCATGGAGCGGGCGACAGCAGACTATGTCGGCATGATTGCCACCGTGATGAATGCCATCACCCTGCAGGATGCGCTAGAGCAGCTTAAGGTGCCGACGCGGGTGCAGACTGCGATCGCCATGCAAGAAGTGGCTGAACCTTACATTCGTCGCCGTGCGATCCGTCACCTTGAAAAAGGCCGCGTCGTGATCTTCGGCTCCGGCACCGGCAATCCCTTCTTCACGACGGATACAACAGCAGCCCTACGGGCAGCAGAGATCAACGCTGATGTGGTCTTCAAAGCCACCAAGGTTGATGGCGTTTACGATTCTGATCCGAAACTTAACCCGCAAGCGCGGCGTTTTACGACGCTGAACTATAACTACGTCCTCAATCACGAGCTAGGCGTGATGGATAGTACGGCGATCGCGCTTTGCAAAGATAATAATATTCCGATTGTAGTTTTCGACCTGTTTGGCGAGGGCAACATCCGCCGCGCTGTCCAAGGCGAAAACATTGGTACGACTGTGGGAGGTTCCTGTGAAGTTAGCTGA
- the glpX gene encoding class II fructose-bisphosphatase, whose protein sequence is MEKTIGLEIIEVVEQAAIASARLMGKGEKNEADRVAVEAMRVRMNQVEMLGRIVIGEGERDEAPMLYIGEEVGIYRDADKRAGVPAGKLVEIDIAVDPCEGTNLCAYGQPGSMAVLAISEKGGLFAAPDFYMKKLAAPPAAKGKVDINKSATENLKILSECLDRAIDELVVVVMDRPRHKELIQEIRQAGARVRLISDGDVSAAISCGFSGTNTHALMGIGAAPEGVISAAAMRCLGGHFQGQLIYDPEVVKTGLIGESRESNIARLQEMGITDPDRVYDAEELASGQEVLFAACGITSGLLMEGVRFFKGGARTQSLVISSQSRTARFVDTIHMFDDVKTVSLR, encoded by the coding sequence GTGGAGAAGACGATCGGTCTCGAGATTATTGAAGTTGTCGAGCAGGCAGCGATCGCCTCGGCCCGCCTGATGGGCAAAGGCGAAAAAAATGAAGCCGATCGCGTCGCGGTGGAAGCGATGCGGGTGCGGATGAACCAAGTCGAAATGCTCGGCCGCATCGTCATCGGTGAAGGCGAACGTGACGAAGCACCGATGCTCTACATCGGGGAAGAAGTCGGCATCTACCGCGATGCAGACAAGCGAGCCGGTGTCCCTGCTGGCAAGCTGGTGGAAATCGACATCGCTGTTGACCCCTGCGAAGGCACCAACCTCTGCGCCTACGGTCAGCCTGGCTCGATGGCGGTCTTGGCCATCTCCGAGAAAGGTGGTCTGTTTGCCGCTCCTGACTTCTACATGAAGAAACTGGCTGCGCCCCCAGCAGCCAAAGGCAAAGTGGACATCAACAAGTCCGCCACCGAGAACCTGAAAATTCTGTCGGAATGCCTCGATCGCGCCATCGATGAGCTGGTGGTTGTGGTCATGGATCGTCCTCGCCACAAAGAGCTGATCCAAGAGATCCGCCAAGCCGGTGCTCGCGTCCGTCTGATCAGCGACGGTGACGTTTCGGCCGCCATCTCCTGCGGTTTTTCTGGCACCAACACCCACGCCTTGATGGGCATCGGTGCAGCTCCCGAGGGCGTGATTTCGGCAGCAGCAATGCGTTGCCTCGGCGGTCACTTCCAAGGTCAATTGATCTACGACCCGGAAGTTGTCAAAACCGGTCTGATCGGTGAAAGCCGCGAGAGCAACATCGCGCGTCTGCAAGAAATGGGCATCACCGATCCCGATCGCGTTTATGACGCTGAAGAACTGGCTTCGGGTCAAGAAGTGCTGTTCGCTGCTTGCGGTATCACCTCGGGCTTGCTGATGGAAGGCGTGCGCTTCTTCAAAGGCGGCGCTCGCACTCAAAGCTTGGTGATCTCCAGCCAGTCGCGCACTGCTCGTTTTGTCGACACGATTCACATGTTCGACGATGTCAAAACGGTTAGCCTCCGTTAA
- a CDS encoding glutamyl-tRNA reductase — protein sequence MHLAVVGLSHRTAPVAVREKLSIPEQQVEAAIQQLKSYPHIEEVAILSTCNRLEIYCVTRATEPGVREITQFLSEHSHLPLAELRPHLFVLLHQDAVMHLMRVAAGLDSLVLGEGQILSQVKTMYKLGQQYEGVGRILNRLLKQAVTAGKRVRTETSIGTGAVSISSAAVELAQLKVMARGDRNDGNLAGQRVLILGAGKMSRLLVQHLIAKGADTIQILNRTLGRAEELAKQYGGDLQIQVGLLSGLMGAIVEADIVFTSTSSTDPILDRAKLEMVLAPEQQLMLIDIAVPRNVAADVVELTAVESYNVDDLREVVAQNQESRRKLAEEAEALLEEEVDAFDNWWQSLDTVPTINCLRDKIEMIREQELEKALSRLGTEFGDKHQAVVEALTRGIVNKILHDPMVQLRSQQDIEARRRAVDALQMLFNLDPQEQLSS from the coding sequence ATGCATCTCGCAGTTGTCGGCCTCAGCCATCGGACAGCACCGGTTGCCGTGCGCGAGAAGCTGAGCATTCCTGAACAGCAAGTTGAAGCCGCGATTCAGCAGCTCAAAAGTTATCCGCACATTGAAGAGGTGGCGATCCTCAGCACTTGCAACCGCCTCGAAATCTACTGTGTCACCCGCGCCACCGAACCCGGCGTGCGCGAGATCACTCAATTTCTGTCTGAGCACAGCCACCTGCCCCTAGCGGAGTTGCGGCCTCACCTGTTTGTCCTGCTTCATCAAGATGCGGTGATGCACCTGATGCGGGTGGCAGCGGGTCTCGACAGTTTGGTGCTGGGAGAAGGCCAGATTCTGTCCCAAGTCAAAACCATGTACAAGCTGGGGCAGCAGTACGAAGGTGTCGGTCGCATTCTCAATCGCCTGCTCAAGCAAGCAGTGACGGCAGGCAAGCGCGTCCGCACTGAAACCAGTATTGGCACTGGCGCTGTTTCGATCAGCTCTGCTGCGGTGGAACTAGCGCAGCTCAAGGTCATGGCACGGGGCGATCGCAATGATGGCAACCTCGCGGGCCAGCGAGTACTGATTCTCGGTGCAGGCAAAATGTCGCGCCTGTTGGTGCAGCACCTGATCGCCAAAGGAGCCGACACGATTCAGATCCTCAACCGCACCTTGGGACGGGCCGAAGAATTGGCCAAACAGTACGGTGGCGATCTGCAAATTCAGGTCGGGTTGCTCTCGGGCTTGATGGGAGCGATCGTTGAGGCCGATATTGTCTTCACCAGTACCTCCTCTACCGATCCAATTCTCGATCGCGCCAAGCTAGAGATGGTGCTGGCGCCCGAACAACAGCTGATGCTGATCGATATTGCGGTGCCGCGGAACGTGGCAGCCGATGTGGTCGAGCTGACGGCGGTTGAGTCCTACAACGTCGATGACCTCCGCGAGGTTGTGGCGCAAAACCAAGAGAGTCGCCGCAAGCTGGCTGAAGAAGCAGAAGCACTTTTGGAAGAAGAGGTCGACGCCTTCGACAACTGGTGGCAGTCCCTCGATACGGTGCCGACGATTAACTGCCTGCGGGACAAGATTGAGATGATTCGCGAGCAAGAGCTAGAAAAAGCCCTGTCGCGACTCGGCACGGAATTTGGCGACAAGCACCAAGCGGTGGTGGAAGCGCTAACCCGCGGCATCGTCAACAAAATCCTGCATGACCCGATGGTGCAGCTGCGATCGCAGCAGGATATCGAAGCCCGCCGTCGTGCTGTGGATGCCCTGCAAATGTTGTTCAACCTCGACCCACAGGAACAGTTGAGCAGCTGA
- a CDS encoding TIGR03792 family protein, which yields MVVEWLKFAVPEAEQAAFLAADAAIWTPLLSHYPGYLRKEIWRDPGDRDRVVLVIHWQSREQWKSIPEDVLIEGDRRFQEQLGREYPIVEAQEFAIVPQPEP from the coding sequence ATGGTGGTTGAGTGGCTCAAATTCGCCGTTCCTGAAGCTGAACAAGCGGCTTTTCTGGCTGCCGATGCGGCAATTTGGACGCCCCTTCTCAGTCACTATCCGGGTTACTTGCGCAAAGAAATCTGGCGGGATCCCGGCGATCGCGATCGGGTTGTGCTCGTCATTCACTGGCAAAGTCGCGAGCAGTGGAAGAGTATTCCTGAGGATGTGTTGATCGAGGGCGATCGCCGGTTTCAGGAACAGCTTGGCCGTGAATATCCGATCGTCGAAGCCCAAGAATTTGCGATCGTTCCCCAGCCTGAACCCTAA